A part of Aegilops tauschii subsp. strangulata cultivar AL8/78 chromosome 2, Aet v6.0, whole genome shotgun sequence genomic DNA contains:
- the LOC109747067 gene encoding heat shock cognate 70 kDa protein-like, with amino-acid sequence MESRHTKSQEHAESERSGLKTGGYDAKRLIGRRFNDASVQGNIKLWPFKVIPGPADRPMMAVQYGGEEKHFTAEEISSMILVKMKETAEAYLGMSVKNVVITVPVYFNDSQRQATIDAGAIAGLNVLRIINEPSAAAIAYGLDKMPGSGEAKTVLIFDLGGGTMDVSIISVQNGVFTVKATSGDTHLGGQDLNNRMVEHFVQDFLKKHKSDIRGSPRALMRLRTACERAKRMLSSTVEAKFEIDKLHDSIDYYGRITRARFEELNMDLFRKCIEHVEKCLSDAKMDKSQIHDVVLVGGSTRIPKVQQLLQDFFDGKTLCKSINPDEAVAYGAAVLSGECDRKGQDFLLLDVTPLSLGVEIYDSRVQPHIPGFMNVLVPRNTTIPVKREGRYTTEFDNQKSVRIKVYEGEGAWTKDNKLLGEFMLEGLVPAPRGVPKIIETMEVEANGILKVTAVDMTTGSKKSINITTNKGGLSKEEIERMVKDAEKYRSEDRKRIMKMKKEDEEGWLSKADFERIVPNSKMQVKKIKMEDDEGWLSKEEFERTVQHAKKQRKQIKEEAGGP; translated from the exons ATGGAGAGCCGCCACACGAAATCGCAGGAGCATGCGGAGAGTGAGAGGAGTGGGCTCAAGACAGGGGGTTATG ATGCGAAGCGACTGATTGGCCGGCGATTCAACGACGCGTCTGTGCAAGGAAATATCAAGCTATGGCCTTTCAAAGTCATTCCAGGCCCTGCTGACCGACCGATGATGGCGGTTCAGTACGGGGGTGAGGAGAAGCATTTCACGGCAGAAGAGATCTCCTCCATGATACTTGTTAAGATGAAGGAGACTGCCGAGGCCTACCTCGGCATGTCGGTGAAGAACGTCGTCATCACTGTCCCGGTTTACTTCAACGACTCCCAGCGCCAGGCCACCATTGATGCCGGTGCGATTGCTGGCCTCAACGTCCTGCGCATCATCAACGAACCCTCCGCAGCAGCTATTGCCTACGGCCTTGACAAGATGCCCGGCAGCGGTGAAGCGAAGACGGTACTCATCTTTGATCTCGGCGGCGGTACTATGGATGTCTCCATTATCAGTGTACAAAATGGTGTCTTCACGGTCAAGGCCACGTCTGGTGACACCCACCTGGGCGGGCAGGATCTCAACAACCGGATGGTGGAACACTTTGTGCAAGATTTCCTCAAGAAACACAAGAGTGACATCAGAGGCAGCCCGAGGGCGCTCATGCGGCTGAGGACGGCCTGCGAGAGGGCCAAGAGGATGCTGTCCTCCACGGTGGAGGCGAAATTCGAGATCGACAAGCTGCACGACAGCATTGACTACTATGGGAGGATCACTCGTGCCCGTTTCGAGGAGCTCAACATGGACCTCTTCCGCAAGTGCATCGAGCACGTCGAGAAATGCCTCAGCGATGCCAAGATGGACAAGTCTCAGATCCATGACGTTGTGCTCGTGGGCGGCTCCACCCGGATCCCCAAGGTGCAGCAGCTGCTCCAGGATTTCTTTGATGGGAAGACGCTCTGCAAGAGCATCAACCCCGATGAGGCCGTCGCCTACGGTGCCGCCGTCCTCAGTGGCGAGTGCGACCGCAAGGGGCAGGACTTCCTCCTGCTGGACGTCACTCCACTCTCGCTCGGGGTCGAGATATATGACTCGCGAGTGCAGCCCCATATACCTGGTTTCATGAACGTGCTGGTTCCCCGGAACACCACCATCCCTGTTAAGAGGGAGGGGCGGTACACGACTGAATTCGACAACCAGAAGAGCGTGCGCATCAAGGTGTATGAGGGTGAAGGGGCATGGACCAAGGACAACAAGCTTCTGGGGGAGTTCATGCTCGAGGGCCTCGTCCCAGCGCCAAGGGGCGTGCCGAAGATCATTGAAACCATGGAAGTCGAAGCGAACGGCATCCTGAAGGTGACGGCGGTGGACATGACGACCGGGAGCAAGAAGAGCATCAACATCACGACCAACAAGGGCGGGCTGAGCAAGGAGGAGATCGAACGCATGGTGAAGGACGCCGAGAAGTACAGGTCCGAGGACAGGAAGAGGATAATGAAAATGAAGAAGGAAGACGAGGAGGGCTGGCTGAGCAAGGCTGATTTTGAGAGGATAGTGCCGAATAGCAAGATGCAAGTGAAGAAAATAAAGATGGAAGACGATGAGGGTTGGCTGAGCAAGGAGGAGTTTGAGCGGACGGTGCAGCATGCAAAGAAGCAGAGGAAGCAAATAAAGGAGGAAGCCGGAGGCCCATAA